The nucleotide window ATCAGATGGCCGCATCATTGGGAACCGACGGGCCCATGATGGTTTCGGTCAATCCTGGTTCGCTATTGGCCAGCAAGATGGTCAAGCGTGCGTTTGGAATCGACGGCAAGGATCTTTCGATCGGTTCGGATATCTTGGTCCGTGCGGCAACCTCCCAGGAGTTCGACAAAGCCTCCGGACGCTACTACGACAACGATTCCCTGCGTTTTGGCCAACCGCACCACGACGCATTGAATGATGAAAAATCGGCGGCGGTCGTCCAAACGATGGACGTGATCCTGGATGAAATCTTGGCAGCATCACGCTGATTCGCGACGCGGCCCAGGCGAAGGTTGACAGATTGACCTAGCGACGCAGATCAGGCCGCTATCAGTACAGGTATCTTCACGACCGTCGCTATCATGGATCCCGCGTGCCGTGCGAGCCTTGAATTGCCGGCACTGGGTTCTCATTTTCGCTGTTCCGGTCAATCGTGATGTTTCGTTCGAATTGGTGGTGCGTTTTCGCGTGTCTTCTGTTCGCCGGTATGCTTTCTGATGCCTGGGGTGATCGCGTTTCCATCCAGTACGACGCGAACGATCCGATGCAGGTCTTCGGCGTCGGTGATTTGACGGCGGCGCTGACATCCACCGACAACGAAATCGTCTCCGAACAAGCCGATTTCCACATCGCGTTCTCACAGTATCAACCTGGGATGGGCCCGCAATCGTTCCGGATTCAAAAGGAAGGAACGCGTGGAATCCGCATCTTTCACGGCGATTCGGTGGGGGCAATGTACGGCGCATTGGAATTGGCCGAGGACATTGCGTTGGGCAACGGCTTGCAAGGTATCCGAGAAAAGGCACGCAAGCCGTATGTGCCCCATCGTGGATTGAAGTTCAATATCCCGCTGGACGCCCGAGCCCCCAGCTACGATGACACAGGAACGTCGGCCCACCAGAACATCCCGGTCATGTGGGAATGGGAATTCTGGAAATCGTTCATCGATCAAATGATCCGCAATCGCTACGACACGCTGACCCTGTGGGTCACGCATCCGTATCCCGGAATGGTTCGATTGCCGGAGTACCCGGATGCAAACTACGACGACGTACGTGTACTGGCCAAGCCGGTCGATGAACATGGCGATCGCCATTGGGATCGCTTGGATGTTTTCGATCCCGCCAACACCAAAGTGGTCAAGAAAATCACGTTGGACGAAAAAATCGCGTTCTGGACACGCGTCTTTGACTATGCCCAGGCACACGGGATCACCATCCATTTGTACCACTGGAACATCTATACCTTCGGTGCGGAAGGTAAATACGGTATCACCGACAGTGGCAAAAACGAAGCAACCGTCCGGTACATGCGATACTGCGTCCGCCGGATGTTGGAAACGTATCCGCAGATTGACGGGATCGGTGTTGCTGCCGGCGAACACTTTGATCTTCCCCAAGGCGGGGCTCGTGAAGAATGGCTGTGGAAGACGTACGCACTGGGCATCAAAGACTACTGCCGCGACCACCCCGATCGCCGGATCACGTTCATCTTCCGCAGCTTGATGTCAAACGCCGACAACATCATGGATGTGTTCGCAGACTATGACGTCGGTGCCTTCCATACCGACCACAAATACGCTCGCGCACGCGTTCATTCCACGACCACGTCCCCGTATCTGGACATCGAGTATCGCGACGGTCTGGAAAAGTTCGAAATTCCGTGTTGGCTGAACGTCCGCAACGATGATTTGTTCATCTTTCGTTGGGGTGATCCCGACTACGTTCGCGAATTCTGGGCCAACATTCCTCGTGACGTGCTGCGATCCGAAGCGGGCTATTTCATGGGCCCCGACGGCTTTGTGCAGGGCAAGGAATTCGTCATTAAGAATGATGAACTGGCCGGCCAAATGGAGGTCGATAAGCACTGGTATCGGTTCATGATGTTCGGCCGTCTGAGCTATGACCTGACACTCACGCGAGACTACTTTGAAAAGCGATTGGCCAAACATTTTCCTGAAACCGATCCGGAATGCCTGTACGAAACTTGGCAATCCGCTTCGCAGATCATCCCTTTGGTCAATCGGTTCTTCTTCCGTGTGAATGATCTCCAGTTTTCGCCAGAAGGTTGCATTGCAAAAGAGGGATTTCTGACGGTTGATCGATCCTTCTTCGCCCATCCGCCGCTTCAGGGATCAGGGATTCTGTCGGTTCAGCAATACGCTCAGAAGATCATGCAGAACGAATCGTTCGATGGGATCACGCCGATGGATGTCGCCGACACTCTGGACGCCAATTCGGCGCAAACGCTGGCCGGTCTGAAGACGCTTCGAAGCACTGCGAAGCAATCCAGTCCGGAGCTGCTGTCGACGCTGACAGATCTGGAAGCGATGGCATGGTTGGGCAAATACTACGCCGCCAAGATTCGTGGTGCCGCGGAATTGGCGGTCTATCGTGCCGATCGAACACGAACCGACCACCACGATCGTGCGGTACAGCAATTCGAAACCGCGGTTCACCAATGGACGCGGTATGCCGACGTCGCCACCAGTCAGTATCGACCGCAACTTTTCTCAAGAACGCATTACATGGATTGGTCCAGGATCTTGGATGACGTGCGGCAAGAGTTGGAATCCGTTCGGGCCGAGGCAAAGTGACAAGCATCGGTTGGATCCGAATGCACTGTCTTCGCTAACGACTGCGCTGAAGATTGCGCTGGTCTCTCTTCGAAGGTCGGCATCACAAACGATGGCTCAGAAAACGCATCGCTTCTTGCGGCGGCATTGCGTTTTGAGCGTGCGTTGATCACGGTGATCGGCCCTGTTGGTCAGCCCAAAAAATGATCGATACAACCGGCCCGCCACTGAGGTTCAGTGCGACAATTCGCTCCGATATCAGCGGCTTTGTGTTGGAATCTGTCACAGGTTTAAAGTGCACACGGCGACGGGGATGAATTCATCAGTCGCTTACGGGGGAACGAATCGTCATCCACATCCGAGTGACGCGAATGAAGTTCTCACCATCTCTTTCCGCGACCGCGGCGATCGACGACATGCTGTTAAATTTCAGCGTCGCGATTGACCAAACGTACGCTTGGTTCTGCCCTGGCTTTGGGACGACCCTCGGTCCCGATACCTCGCGAATCAAAGGCTCGTCATCATCACAGTCTGTCAAAAACAGCTGTGAACCCGACTTCGCCAACACCGTCGTCCGGCAATCAAATCTTGGTGCATGGCGGGCGATCCCAACCAGACGTATGAGACCGGGGGCGAGACCAAGTCCGCACGGAAATCAATGGTGAAGTTGACGACCGTTTCCTGAACAGATCGGTGTGTCTGCTTCATGCCCAACGGTGATCAAAGCGTCCCAAGATGATGACGACTTTGTCATTCCGATGTTTCAACACTGTAGATCAGTCTATATCCGATGCTATTTGAAGTGATGTCCTTGTTGCCATGCGCCTATTGATTGTTGATCCGAGACGGAGTATCCGAGAAGCATGGACCAGTCGGCTGGGATCCCACGAACTGGAACTGCATGAAGCCGCCGATGAATCGGAGGTTCGTGATGTTTTGGATTGCAATCTTATGGCTGCGGTCATGGTCCCGTTCCCCTTCGACTGGTGCTCGGAGCCAAGCGAGTTTCTGCGATCCATTCACGAAGTATGCCATCACACCATCGCACTGACCGATGGAAGCAAGCAACAAAACGACGCAGCGTTCGCGTTGGGCGTATCGGAATGTCTATCCAGCCATTGCGGTAACGATGATTTGAACGCATTGATCGAACGTATTCGGTATGTGTCCGATTTGGAAGACCGCGTCGTTCAAGCACAGAAAATGGAGGCCGTGGGCGAATTGGCGGCGGGCATCGCGCACGAGATCAACACGCCCATTCAATATGTCGGCGACAACACACGATTCGTGCGTGACGCTTGTGAAGACCTGATGGATGTGCTGACCAAGTGCAGCAATATCGTCGGCGATGAACAGCCCAGTCGTGACGTCGCCGCAATCAAGACGGTCATTCACGACGCCATGATACAGGCCGACTTTGAATACCTGATCGATGAAGTGCCGGCGGCCATCCGACAAACACTGGAAGGGGTCGAACGCGTGGCCAACATCGTGCGCGCGATGAAAGAATTTGCACACCCTGGGGTATCGGAGATGGTTCCCACCGATCTTTCCAAGTGCATCGAAAACACCGCAATGGTGGCACGGAACGAGTGGAAGTATGTGGCAAACCTTGAGACTACGTTCGATTCCGAATTGCCCCCCATTCCCTGTTTGCCCGGCGAACTGAACCAAGTCCTATTGAATCTAATCGTCAATGCGGCCCACGCGATCGCTGATCGTCAAGGGGACACGGCATCCGAAAAGGGCCGTATTGGGATCAGCACTCACCGATGTGGGACTGCGGCGGAAATTCGTGTGGCTGACACGGGGACGGGAATCGATGCGGCAAACGTGGAAAAGATATTCAAGCCGTTCTTCACAACCAAAGCTGCCGGTAAGGGTACCGGCCAGGGCCTGGCGATCGCACACAGTGTGATCGTTGAAAAACACGGGGGGACGATTGATGTGGAAAGCAAGCTTGGGACAGGGACGACATTCGTCATTCGGCTGCCCTTGGGCAGCACAACGGAACAAGGCAACCAGCCAGTCGAAGCAATGGAAAAGGCGTGTGTAGGGTGATTCATGCCAAGCGGACAAGCGAAACATATTCACAGTAGGCGTCGTGACAGGATATCCGTTCACGACGAATTGAAATGGATGGTTCACAAGTTGATAGCGGGCTATGCGGGTGAAACAAAATGACAGAATCAATGGGACCTAAGCGTCAGGTGTTGTTCGTCGATGACGAGCCGAACGTGCTTTCGGGGTTGCGGCGGATGCTGCGATGCCAACGAAACGTTTGGAATATGCACTTTGCCGGCGGTGGCGAAGCCGCGTTGGATGTCATGCGGAAAATACCGATCGACGTCATTGTTTCGGACATGCGTATGCCGGGTATGGATGGTGCCGAATTGTTGACTCAAGTCGCCGACCGATACCCGAATACGATCCGCTTGGTGCTAAGTGGCCAGTCGGAGCAAGAGAAGATCTTTCGTGTCATCGGCCCGGCCCATCAGTTTTTATCAAAACCGTGTGATGCGGACCGGCTGATTCACACGATTGAACGAGCCGTCAATCTGCGTGCCCAACTGCAAGACACAGCGTTGCAGGAAATCATTTCTAAGATCGCCGCGTTGCCAAGCTTGCCAGAGATCTATCGCGATCTGGTCCACGAATTGGAATCGGATCACGCATCAATCGATCGCGTGGCGGAGATGATTGAAAGCGACCTGGCCATGAGTGCCAAAGTGCTTCAGCTGGTCAATTCATCATTCTTTGGCTTGCCCAGTCGAGTCACTGCACCCAAGCATGCAGCATCTTTATTGGGGCTCAACATCATGCGACCGCTGGCTCTGTCGGCCAGTGTTTTTCTTCAGTACGAGTCGCTGGATGTGGATGGATTTTGCTTGGATCATGAAATCCAGCATGGTCTGGCGGTGGCGGTGGCCGCGCGGCGGGTCGCGGAATGCGAAACGGATGATCCTGGATTGATCGACGATACGTTTGTCGCCGGGATGCTGCACGATATCGGCAAATTGATCTTGGCGGTGCATCACACCGAAGCCTTTACCGACGCAATCCGTTTGGCCAATGCAAGACAACAACCACTTTGGCAGGCAGAGTTGGAGATTTTCCAAACGACCCATGCCGCCATTGGTGGGCATTTGCTTGGGCTCTGGGGGCTACCCAACCCGGTCGTCGAAGCAGTCGCGTTTCATCATCAGCCGCGATCGGCACCGGGTGGTCGATTTTGTCCGCTGACCGCGGTCCATGTCGCCAACAACTTGATTGGTCTGGATGTGTCGTGTTGTGAAACGCTGGCAAAGTGTTCTGAGTCGAGTCCGCCGCTGGAAAAGGACATGGATCTTGAATATCTGGAATCGCTGCAGCTAAAACTTCGCGCCGAACACTGGTGCAACCAAATGCTCACGGAGGCGATGCCGTGAACAAAAGAGTGCTGTTGGTCGACGATGACCCCAATGTCCTGCAAGGCTTTAAACGCAACCTTCGAAAGCATTATGAGCTTTCGCTGGCCGTCGGGCCGCATGAAGCCTTGGCGACCATTCGGAACGAAGGTCCCTTCGCCGTGGTGGTTTCGGACATGCAGATGCCGGAAATTAGCGGTGTCGAACTGCTCGCCCGCGTTCGCGAATTGCACGAGCAAACGGTTCGCGTGATGTTGACTGGCAATGCAGACCAAAAAACGGCCGTTGATGCGGTGAACGAAGGCTGCATCTTTCGATTCCTTGGCAAGCCCTGTCCGCCAGAAGTGTTGGCGAAAACGCTGGACTCGGCTCTGGAACAGTATCGTTTGGTGACGGCCGAAGCCGAACTGCTGAGCAAGACCGTCTCGGGCAGCATCCGAGTGCTGACTCAAGTGCTTTCGTTGGCGATGCCAGAAGCATTTGGACTGACCCAGGAAGCGCGAACGCTGGCACGCGAGGTCGGCAAGCAGATGAACGTCCAGCCGCTGTGGGAGCTGGAAATGGCCGCAATGCTGATGCGTCTGGGCTACGTTTCTCTGCCTGCGGAGATCGCAAAACGCTACCTGCGGGCGGAGCCACTGGATGGAAAACTGCTGGCACTGGTGGATGAAACCCCAGCACTGGGCAGCGAGTTGGTTGCGTCCATTCCAAGACTTGAAAACGTTGCCGCGCTCATTTCCCGATTGAACGATCCGCCATCACCGCAGGTGCCGGTGGCATCACAAATTTTGAAGATCGTCGGTGACTTTCAGCGGTATCGGCATGACCGATCGCCCTTGGTCGCGCTACGTGAAATGGAAGGCTCACCCGCCTACGACCCCAAAATCCTAGCGCTCGTAGCCGAAGTCGTCGAAGCCACCTATCGACAAGTCGAAGTCTTGGTTTCGCAGCTGACCGAAGGGATGGTTCTGGAGGAACACTTGCTGGACCACGCCGGCCGAATCTTGGTCGCCAAAGGACACGAGGTCCATGATTCACTGATTCAAAAGCTGAAGGCCCTCTGTCGATCGGGTAACGGTGTGCAAGAACCGATCTTGGTGCGAACCCTTGCTCCCGTTCCCGATCGCCAACCCGAAGCCGAAGCGGTGGGAATCGGTTGATTGGCAGTTCCCAAGGCCAAACAAGCAATGTTCAACAAAGGTGATTTGATGACCAACCTACTTTTCGTCGATGATGACATGAATCTATTGCGGGGGCTACGACGCAGTCTGCGGGACCAACCGTACTTCTTGCATGTCGCCAATTCGGCAGACCAAGCGATGAAGTTGTTCAAACATCGCGTTTTTGATGTTGCCGTGGTGGACCAGCGACTGGATCACATCTGCGGCTTAGAACTGCTGGCTTGGATTCGTCAGCATCATCCCAAGACGATTCGTTTGATGTTGACCGGGCATGCAAACGTGCACGTCGCCCAGGACGCAATCAATCGTGGCGGCGTCTTCCGGTTCCTGACCAAACCGATTCGTGATGTGGAGCTGGCCATGGCAATTCGCGAAGGCTTGGAATCACGCGAAGCGGCAAATGAAAACAATGATTCACAACACAGCTTGACCGACCACGCTGTGTCGCCCTGATGGATAACTCGATCGCAATCACGGATCACCTTTCAGCCAAACCAAACCATTACTCACATACAACGAAGCTAGAACTATGATTCGTACCCTTGTCGTTGACGATAGCAAGTTCATGGCGCGAGCTATGAAGACTTCGCTTGAAGAAATGGGCTTTGAAGTCGTCGGCGTCGGCCACGATGGATTCGAAGGCCTAGATCAGTTCAAACAACAACGACCCGACGTGACCCTATTGGATGTCACCATGCCGAACATGGATGGCGTCGAATGTCTACAGAAAATCTTGGAGATCGATGCCGAAGCCCGCGTCGTGATGCTCTCCGCAATCCGTGATGCTGCGGTGATTGAACAATGCATGTACGCGGGAGCGTTCGAGTTTCTGCAAAAGCCGATCCGCCCCAACAGTCCGGCGGATCTGTCACGCCTGTGCTCCACCCTGGAAAAAGCCGTCGAAAAGGCCTGCTGAAGATGGAAATCGTCAATACACACACCGAACTGTTTGCCGACGTTGCCGCACGAACGCTTGGCGAGATGTTCGGGATCAGCCAACCGACCGTCCGATCGGTGACCGAAACCGATTCGGTGAACACCGACAAGACGTTCATCGTCTCGATCTACTACACGGGCAGCGTTTACGGCGAATACTTGTTGGCCATGGACGAACAAACCGCGGCAAACGTGATCGGTATCTGCGAACAGATTAGCGACGACAATCGCGATGCCATCCGAGAAGACCTCTGTGATGCGATGTCCGAGACGCTGAACACCATCGTCGGTGAAAGCATCGTGACTTTGCAACAGACCTACACCAAGCTGACCATCACGTCGCCGCGAATCTATTTCGGAGCCATTCGGTATCCAAAATTCCGCACCGGGCGATGCGTTCTGGAAACGGAACATGGCCCCATCGAGTGCCACTTCTGCTTGGATTTGATGCGACTGGATTTGGCTGCATCCTATTCCCAGGCGATGGATTCGTTGATCGAAGTCAATGCCAAGTTGAAGGAAGCGAATGAGCACTTGGCCGAACAGCAAGCACAGTTAGTACACTCTGCAAAGATGGCATCCGTAGGGCTATTGGCGTCGGGAGTGGCGCATGAGATCAACAGCCCACTTTTCTTTGTCGATGCCAACCTGACCACGCTGAATGACTACATCGAAGTCATCGAGTCCACGTTGCAACTGTATGAATCATTGTGCGCGACGTTGATCAAGCAAAGCAATGCGGGCAACGATGTCATCAAGGGAATGCAATTGGAAGCTCAGACCCAAGACATGGGATTTGTAATCGACGATACCAAAGAGTTAGTTAAAGAGACTCGTGACGGCGTGACTCGGATCAAAGGCATCGTTCAAGGCTTGAAGGACTTTTCGCATGTGGATCGCTGCGGGCACGTGGTCACCAATGTGAAAGACATTGTGGTCAATACGTTGCAGTTGATTTCAAGCCAATTACCCGATGTGTGCGATGTCCAGTGCCAATTGGACGATCTGCCGTCCACCGTATGTAACGCGG belongs to Crateriforma spongiae and includes:
- a CDS encoding sensor histidine kinase translates to MRLLIVDPRRSIREAWTSRLGSHELELHEAADESEVRDVLDCNLMAAVMVPFPFDWCSEPSEFLRSIHEVCHHTIALTDGSKQQNDAAFALGVSECLSSHCGNDDLNALIERIRYVSDLEDRVVQAQKMEAVGELAAGIAHEINTPIQYVGDNTRFVRDACEDLMDVLTKCSNIVGDEQPSRDVAAIKTVIHDAMIQADFEYLIDEVPAAIRQTLEGVERVANIVRAMKEFAHPGVSEMVPTDLSKCIENTAMVARNEWKYVANLETTFDSELPPIPCLPGELNQVLLNLIVNAAHAIADRQGDTASEKGRIGISTHRCGTAAEIRVADTGTGIDAANVEKIFKPFFTTKAAGKGTGQGLAIAHSVIVEKHGGTIDVESKLGTGTTFVIRLPLGSTTEQGNQPVEAMEKACVG
- a CDS encoding HDOD domain-containing protein; its protein translation is MTESMGPKRQVLFVDDEPNVLSGLRRMLRCQRNVWNMHFAGGGEAALDVMRKIPIDVIVSDMRMPGMDGAELLTQVADRYPNTIRLVLSGQSEQEKIFRVIGPAHQFLSKPCDADRLIHTIERAVNLRAQLQDTALQEIISKIAALPSLPEIYRDLVHELESDHASIDRVAEMIESDLAMSAKVLQLVNSSFFGLPSRVTAPKHAASLLGLNIMRPLALSASVFLQYESLDVDGFCLDHEIQHGLAVAVAARRVAECETDDPGLIDDTFVAGMLHDIGKLILAVHHTEAFTDAIRLANARQQPLWQAELEIFQTTHAAIGGHLLGLWGLPNPVVEAVAFHHQPRSAPGGRFCPLTAVHVANNLIGLDVSCCETLAKCSESSPPLEKDMDLEYLESLQLKLRAEHWCNQMLTEAMP
- a CDS encoding response regulator → MNKRVLLVDDDPNVLQGFKRNLRKHYELSLAVGPHEALATIRNEGPFAVVVSDMQMPEISGVELLARVRELHEQTVRVMLTGNADQKTAVDAVNEGCIFRFLGKPCPPEVLAKTLDSALEQYRLVTAEAELLSKTVSGSIRVLTQVLSLAMPEAFGLTQEARTLAREVGKQMNVQPLWELEMAAMLMRLGYVSLPAEIAKRYLRAEPLDGKLLALVDETPALGSELVASIPRLENVAALISRLNDPPSPQVPVASQILKIVGDFQRYRHDRSPLVALREMEGSPAYDPKILALVAEVVEATYRQVEVLVSQLTEGMVLEEHLLDHAGRILVAKGHEVHDSLIQKLKALCRSGNGVQEPILVRTLAPVPDRQPEAEAVGIG
- a CDS encoding response regulator; the protein is MTNLLFVDDDMNLLRGLRRSLRDQPYFLHVANSADQAMKLFKHRVFDVAVVDQRLDHICGLELLAWIRQHHPKTIRLMLTGHANVHVAQDAINRGGVFRFLTKPIRDVELAMAIREGLESREAANENNDSQHSLTDHAVSP
- a CDS encoding response regulator, translated to MIRTLVVDDSKFMARAMKTSLEEMGFEVVGVGHDGFEGLDQFKQQRPDVTLLDVTMPNMDGVECLQKILEIDAEARVVMLSAIRDAAVIEQCMYAGAFEFLQKPIRPNSPADLSRLCSTLEKAVEKAC
- a CDS encoding ATP-binding protein; the protein is MEIVNTHTELFADVAARTLGEMFGISQPTVRSVTETDSVNTDKTFIVSIYYTGSVYGEYLLAMDEQTAANVIGICEQISDDNRDAIREDLCDAMSETLNTIVGESIVTLQQTYTKLTITSPRIYFGAIRYPKFRTGRCVLETEHGPIECHFCLDLMRLDLAASYSQAMDSLIEVNAKLKEANEHLAEQQAQLVHSAKMASVGLLASGVAHEINSPLFFVDANLTTLNDYIEVIESTLQLYESLCATLIKQSNAGNDVIKGMQLEAQTQDMGFVIDDTKELVKETRDGVTRIKGIVQGLKDFSHVDRCGHVVTNVKDIVVNTLQLISSQLPDVCDVQCQLDDLPSTVCNAGEVGQAIAGVVLNASQAMPAGGTVRLSATADDTTISVIVEDEGVGIPPEDIEHIFEPFFTTKQVGEGTGLGLSIAYGIFEKHMGSISIESQVDLGTKVTMRLPVHQKTAACE